CCGAGCTAAACAAAAAAAATTGTATTATCCCGGGGTAACTCACCACCGATGCGTTCAACTTTACCCCGACAACAGGCACAGAGAAAATAAAAGCGGATGCTATCGGTATCGGGTTTGATCAACTTACTCAAGCGCCCGCGCAGCTTAGCGTACTGGGTATCGGTTAGATCGCACTCAAAAACACTATACTGCACCCGTTGGCCGTAGGACTTTAACGTATTGTGAATTTTGGTTCGTCGCTTATCATCGGAAATGTCGTAACTGATAACAAAATACATGACCGCCTCTACCTACTTTAAAATCAAAGGTGGATACTTATCCGTCTCGTCCATCAGATATTTCGCCATTAGTCGGGCCTGAATCTCGAAAGCTTCTTGATAAGTACACTGTTTACTCATTACCGGATGCTTAAACTTGGATTGTTTCTTCTGTTCGTACAAGCGCAGGAAAATCTGTAATCCCTCTCTCGTCAAGGAAACCGCACCGCTTAAGGGTTCGGTGGTGAAATGTTCGGGGGTAAGATAAGGATGATTGACCCCATTGAGAACCACGGCATCAACGACGATCGCTCTAAATTCTTCCATCAGATCCAGTGCCAGCGAGGGGCGACCGTAGCGTTGATAGTGAAGATAACCGAGATAGGGGTCAAAACCGACCAAATTGATCGCACTCTGCACGTCATGGCGCAATAACGCATAACCCAGACTCAAAAGAGAATTGACCGGATCTCGCGGGGGGCGACGGTTACGCGAGGCAAAGGTAAAAGTATCGCCGAGAATTAAGGAATCAAAACAACTGAAATAGGCTGCGCTTCCCGCTCCCTCTAACCCCCGGAGAGAATCGATCGCCGAGGTTGTTTCGATCGAGCCGATCGCTGCTTCCAGACAAGCGATCGCCGTTTGTAAATCCAACTCTTTTCGATCGCGTTGACGACGGAGTAGAATGTTGCGGTAATTCTTCAGCTTGCCGCGGACGAATCCCCGCACTAAATGAATGGCTTTCGGGGAATCGCCGGCGGCCTGCCATTGCGCTCGACGAACGAAAATATTTTTGGTCATCTCTGGTTCCAATCTACCGAGATAGCGTCCGGTGGATGTGACGAAACTCAGGGGAATATGACGTTCGAGCAGTTCGATCACCAAAGCTGGGGATAGCGAACCGCGACCAAATAAAACCACCCCATCAACATTTAATAAAGGAACATCGAGGATCGTTTCTTTGGATGCTTTGACCGTTAAACGCTCGTCATTTTTGCCGAGAAATGCGTCTTCTCTCGTCACATATACCGTTCCCATATTTTTTAGTCTTCCTCTTGATATCGTTGGACTTTTTCAGTTAATCGAGGCAAGCAGCGATCAAACAAACTGCATCCCTTGCAGCGGGGTGAATAGACCGCCGGGGGCATTTTTCCCGTCTGGATCAGGGTTTCAACTGCTCGGATCGTAGCGATCGCCCGTTGCCGTAGAGCAAGATCGATCGCCACCGGTTGACGCTGGTGAGAACTGGCATAGTAGATATAGCCAGTATCTAGCCTTTTTCCCGTCATTTCTTCCAAACAGATGGCTTGAGCGCACACCTGCAACTCGTCGTTATCCCATTCGCCCTTACTGCCCCGTTTGTATTCCACGGGGATAAATTCGCCGTCGTGGGACTCGATCAGATCGGCTTTACCGATGAGACGGTAATTATCTGATTTAAGCCAGATCGCCCGAATTTGCCATATTTCCTCGCGGTTTCCCGCCCCAACGGTGTGAACTCGTTCGTGTAAATTTGTTCCCTCGATCGTGTAGCTATTATTAAGAAATTCCCCGGCGACGAACATCCGCCAACAACGGTGGGGACAGTAGGCGTAATGGTTGAGGGCGGCGATCGGTATGTAATCAGATTCATCCATAACTATCTTTTATCTTTAGAAATTCTGCGAGTCATCCCCATTCCCATCGTGGTTTTCCGTCCCACTCCTGCATAGAGGGCAAAGTCCGCCAGTGCATTAATCGCTTTAATCTTTGCGGGTTCCACCTCTCCCAAAAGACGATAGTGAATCTCGCCCACACAACCGATCGACTGGTTTTTATAGGCTTCATCGGTTAATTTCGTTTGAATATCGAAGAAACTGGGAAAAATCGACTCTAGGGCAATAGAATCGAAGGAGATACCGCTATAGCGATTCCAACGACTGAGAAGGCTATTAAACACCAGTTCCCGCGTCGGTAAGGCACTATCGAATTTTCCCTGCCGGAAGGTGACGGGGGTAGCGAAAAGGAAATCAAATTCCCGATTCGTTTCCGAGGCGTTTTCATACAGGTATTGATAAGTACAAGAGTTCGCCCAGGGTTGAACCGATTGCGGGGTGGCGAGGACACTGGTGATAACCAGATCGGCGGAACCGAGATGCCAGGGTTGTTTTGGATTGAGATTCAACCAGAGCGGGGTTAATTTACCGAATAATCGGTCATCGAGCAGAGAAATCCGCCACCAGCAGGGAGTTTCGGGCGCGATCTCCCGTTCGTGTCGCCAGCGTGGGAAATTTATTGTTTTTCTCCTGGACTGCATCTGTAGTGGCGATAAGGTAAAGGCTTTATCCGCATCCGATGCGTGTAGAATGTTCCCTAATTCCTGATCGACACTACTGACAAGGGTAAGGAATAGCGCATGAAGGTGTCGTCCGGTGAGAAAATTCGGATAGATCGGCGATCGGGGTGTGAGATTAAGAACGAGACTATAGGGCATTAACTTAATCGGGCCTTGGCAAAAATTTGTCCGGGGGTTAGGGTTAAATCGGGGAGGAGAATATCGCTCATCTCGTCATCGCCTTTTTTAATCGCCGGGGGTGCATCGGGATAGAAAATTGTGATCTGCTTGGCCTGGGGATCGACGATCCAGACGCGACTGACTCCCGCTTTTAGGTAGTCCACGGCTTTTTCGCTCAGGCTGCTGAAAGATTGTTCCGGAGAAATAATTTCGATGACTAATTCCGGGGGAACGGGACAAGCTTCATCGGTGAGGGTAATATCTCCTAACCTTTCTGGGGAAATGTAGAGGAGATCGGGAACGGGACACCAATCCCGATCGTTTTTGCTTAGGACGATCGCCCATTCGATTCCCACTTCTCCCCGTCCTTGATTCCAGCGATCGAGTAGGAGAAATAAAGCACCGGTTAAACGAGAATGAAAGAATTTCGGTGACATTTTCGGGATCGCTTCTCCATCGACTAATTCATAGGTAATATCGCCATCGGGAGGGGTTAGTGAGAGAAATTCCGGTAAAGTGAGGGATTTAGAAGAGATAAGAGTCATGGTATATAGTGTAGTGAACATATCCCGCGCCAGATAAAAATCAATCTTGTGTTAGAGCAGAAGTGTAGTTAATAACTACTGATCTATCCTTTGTGGGGTTATACTGAAGTCTTTCTTGATAGCCATTTGATCTCCATTTAATAAAAACTCCGGGCAAGTCTTTAAACCCTAATTCATGATCGTAGGAATAAGGCTCAAAAGAATCAGATATGGCTCCCTCCTGAACTGCACAGACTTTGATCACCAGTTCTTTACTGTATGCACATCCCCAATATTTTAAAGGTTCTAACTTATATCGAGTTTCTTCCTTGTCGTAAATCCATTCGTACACAGACACATTAGCGTATTGATTTGTGTAATTTCCTTCATTATTCTTTTTCAAGATTAAACGATCAATAGAGACTTGAATTTGAGGAGATTCTTTGACAATTTTTTCTAAACTATCACCCTGCTTACCGTCATCATATACCAAGGTAACGGATGGAGTCCAGCTACGGGTGATTACTAATCCTTTTTCATGAGCAGATTGACAAGTGAGATCGGCATTATAAACATAGTCTTGCAACAGGGAAAAAAGCTCAACAACTCGATAATCATCAATTGTCTGTTTTGTAGAAACACAATTCATGATCGCTTTCGGATCAAAGTTTTGATCGTGCAAACCCTTAAGAATTGTTTTATAATTCTCTAGTTCTGCCTCGCTTAAAGTATTAACAAATTCAGGAATATTATTGCCAATAACAATGATTTTTGCATCTTCAACATTACCTTTCCGATTGCAACGTCCCGCTCGTTGAATTAAACTTTCTGGGTTACACAGTTGAGTAATCAAACGGGTACTATTTAAATCACAACCAACTTCGATCGCACTGGTAGTAACCAGAATATAAGCTTGGTCATTTTCATCTCTCTCTTTTAATCTTTGATAAAGATTGGTTCGAGAATAATGGGAAGTTTTGGGAATATCTGACAAACGACCATGATAGAGAAACAAAAATTCTTTTTTTTCTGAAAATTTAATGTTTAATGTCTGTTTTATTTTTTCATAAATTGCTATCGCATCTTTAACAGTTTCTACAGAAACGATGATACGATGGCTTGGGTTAGAGTTCCATTCTTCAAGTGCTATTGAGGTCAACTTTTGTTGTAAATTTGTTGGTTCTTCGTAAAATTCAAACTGTTTTAAATTAGAATAGTCTTGCTTCAAAATTTGCTGATAAAAATTATTTAGCTTCTCTAGATTGTCCTGAACATCAATGTAATCGATCATGTTATCCGCAAGATAATCGAATCTTTCCAGATGATTTTGTGATAAAGTTGCCGTCATTAAAACAAGCGAGCATCCTGCTTCATACAAAGCTTTAACCAAACTGCAAAAGTTAGTAAACGAAATATCATCATAGGTATGAGCTTCATCAAAACAAATCAGTGTATTACCATGATAAATTCGATAGGGAAAGATGAATGATTTTTGCTTATCACCATAGCCAAAGTATCGATATATAAATTTATCAATCGTTGTTAAAATAATATCTCCTTTGTATAAATGTCTTCGAGAATTATTGCTAGATTTAACTTCTCCATCTAGATAAACATATCGATTCATTTCGGTTCCTGTATCTATCACCAAAGACACTTCACGTCCTTTGTGTAGGAGTGAAAATTGTTTTAAATATTTATCGCATCTCTGTTTTTGATCTTCTAACAAACTTCGTGCAGGTAGGGGTATAATCAGGCGAGGTCTATCTTCTTTTGTAGATAGCATAGCTAAAAAGGGAATAATAATCGCTTCAAATTTTCCCGCTCCTGTAGGAGCTTTAAGTATAAAAGCTGGATGCTGGTTTTTAACCATCGTTTGAAACACTTCCTCCTGCATTGGATTAGGTTGAAAATTCGCTAATTCTTCATACCACCAAAAAATTGCATTTTCTGATTTTTCTGATGGGGAATAAGTGTTTGAATTATCAGGTTTGATAATGGCAGTAATTGCTCTATCTTCACTGATTGTATGTTCGTTTTTTTTCCACCACTCTTTAACAAGAGTATTCAATTTACTTCCTAATTCTTTATCTTTTCGGTTTTCGTGTAATTGTTGGAGTTGATTTTTATCCTCGTCTGACAAGTTATATGTCCACGAACGAAAATTTAAAGTGATAGTTGGTTCTTTAAAAGGATAGGGATCGAGATAAAAAACACGGTGGTTGCTATCTTCGGATGTACCTTTAGTTATTGTAAAATCCATAAATGTGCGAGATTTTGCCTGTTCGTCGTCTCCAATGACACGACAAGCTAATTCCGCTTCAATTTGATCGCACATTTCCAAAATATAAAGTTCTTTGGCGTATTGTAAGGGGTCTTTAGAGAAAATCTTCTGATATTCAGTATCTTTTTTTAATTGATAGGTATCCTTGATAATTTCCTTAGTTGAATAGTCATGATGTCCTCTCGCTAGAGCCTGCACCCAAAGATTTTGTGGGTTATCTACTTTAAATCGATGCCCTTTAAATGAATAAGTATATTTTGTAAACTCTCCCTGTTTATTAGTTTCAACGCGAATCTTGAAAGTTTGTGGTTTAGCTTTGTCGTGTAAATTGATTCCTTCAATAACTCGTTCTAGAGAAAAGTTGCCATCTTGCCATTTTCTGGCTAATTGTCTAACATTACCTACATGATTACCCAGGGGTTGAAAAAGAATTTTATCAGGAGCAATTGTAGGTTCGCCTGGAAAAAACACGCGGCCGAATTTGAAAAAAGGTTGAGGGTTAGATTTAGACATTAATTGATTCTCTTTGTAAAAGTTCCACAAGTGCTACAGGAATCTGAAGATTTCCATCCGTATAGAAATCTAAAGTGGGTAAAGGATGGGCTTTTTCGGGATAGTAAGCGGCAACAAAGGGGATAAAACCATTAATAGGAGATCGCTCTGTATCGAACAATCCCTTATCTTCATCTTGAGTCTGATCTGCTGACCATTCATGACGATAGAGATTATAAATATCACAACGATTGATACAAGGATTTCGCTGTATTAAAGCTTCCATTGGAACAACAGTTGACGGGTGAGCGGAAAGAATCTTTCTTTGGAGTCGTATAGATTCAGATACCTCGTCAATCACCGCAAATCCTTCCTTACCAATTTTACATCCGACTCCTTGTAGGTTAGAAAATGCCTCTAGACTGGACTTAGATTCGCTTACAACATAGCCGATTAACTCCTCAGCGATAAAATATTCCCAAGTGTGTAACTGAAAGTTTTCTCGATCGCCATCAATGTATAGTCTAGAAAAAACATCATGGTTAAACGATCGAGTTCCTTTGCGATGAGTACGATGGACTCCAGACCATTTATCTAGGACTGGATAGGCTCCTAACGCTATATACTGACGAGGTAGGGTGAAATAAGGCGGATTTTCCTTGTTAATGCTGGTTTCAGGGATATCTAATCCCTCGCTTAACATTACTATCCGTCGGAGAAACCCAGAAAAAGTAGTCGGTGGGACGAAGGGATAAGTGGCGATATTGAGAATCGATCCAGGCAGTATGCGAAATGTCATCGCCGCCGTTGGGATAATCTTAAAGGTCAGGCAATACATGATTTATGCTTGTAAAACTGTATCGACGAATATTGCGGAGTATTCTTGCAATTTGGCTAACGCTTCATTGCCTATCCAGCGATCGAAGTGCGCTTCTTGAATATGATTAGTGAAATTAGTTTCAGGATACAGTGCCAAATAAAGGAAATCATTGATCGCCTTTTGCGGGTCGGTTTCCGAGGGAGAAACGATTGGACGCTTCCCTCTAGGAGATAAATATCTATCCAAAACCAGAAGCGGGGTACGATCGTCCGTTTCCGCGATAGCAATTCCTTTCGGATTTCCTGAACCTATGCGAGGTAATGAATCTAAGAAAGCATAAGCCACAGCTGAAAAGTCTTGATCGGTGATACTCAGAGCGTGGTTATAAACGGGATAGAGAATGCCGGGTTGATTGTATTCTCGTCTAAAAGGTGTGGGAGTTTCATCATTTCGATTGACCAATAAAGCGGGGTGCATTGCTCGTTGTTTTTCGACCGGGTAAATCTCTTGTATGGCAACACCTCCACCATGAGTTACCCGACCGATTAAAGTCCGTTTTCCTGGATCGAGTGCGCCAAATGTAGCACAAATCGGACAAGTGGGTTCAGCACAGGTTTTGGGAATTCCGCAGTTTTGTTTATCTCCTAGCAGTTCTCCACTTTTCACAGGAGACCATAGTAAACAACGTCGTTCAACTCCTCGCCGTTTGGTCGGAGAAATATAACATTTTTCAATTTCTTTACCATCTTTTGTACTCAGTTTAACGATTTCAACTAAGTTAACATTAACCTGTACTTCATGTCCTAGGTAAAGCTCTTGAGAGCCTTCGAGAATGGCATAAATATCAAAATGCAATCTAGGTTTATTAGCATCAGTCTTAGGTAGTCCAGTCGTCACTTTAGATTCGGTAGCCATCGTTATTTATCTCCTTTAGATGAAAGTTTACGAACCAATTCAGGAAACCGCGTATAAAGAGAAAGTTTGAGATTATAAGTTAAATTCTTCCACTCTTTTTCTTGTGCATAATTACCTACTTGATCAGGATTAGCAAAATAGGCATAAGATTTGGTGATGTCGTCAGCATAAAAAACAAGCCATTTTTTACCCGAATTATCAACTTCTTCTCTATTAGTGATTTCTAGCTTATTTTCTAGCATTTTTTTTGCTTGTTCGTAGATAAAGTAATTATCAGGATTGTGATATAGCCTTGCTTGAACACTAATTTTCTTTTCATCTCCTAATGTCGCATAATAACTAAAAGCAACAGGATCATCTACTTTTTCTATTAATTTACTTACCTCACGTTCTGCATCTTCTGGCTTCATTAATTTTTTAGCAGTACTTTCTAAAGATTGGGCAAAAGCGTAAGTTAATCCTGTCAATGCGGCCACGTCTTCATATAATTTTGCCCGTTTCCAAAGTGAATCGATAGTCATAGTTTCTCCTTGAATATCTTGGATGATGGTTTGCAAATATTGTTCCCTAACTCGTTCCAATAATAAACGGTCAGAAATACTGGAAGCTTTAAGTAATGTATAGTCTGCTAAGTAGGGTGAATCTTGTTGTACATAACGAATCGCATCTCCTAGTTTAAGGTTAATATCTTTCCCACTGACGATAATTGATTGATCATAACCTTCTATCAAACCTTTAATAAATATTAATTGACGGCTTACTAAAACTTTTTCTGTTCTTTGAAGCTGAAGAACAAATTTAAAATCTTTAATAACCTCTAAGGGAAAAATCGAGGCAACTTTTGCTAAAGCATATTGAAACTGTCCTAGTTTTTTTGAAGCGGTATCTCCTGTGATTGTTTTTTCAGAAGTTAGGGCAATGTAACAACCCGAAGATAAATGTACTTCTTTATTGGTTAGCATTCGCAAGTAGTCTTTGATTTTAACTTTCGTTACACCTCTATCATCTTGAGATTCAAGTCGTAAGATAATACTATCATCCGTTACTTTTAAGGGGGAGGCAAACGATAATACAGAACAAGAAGAGCAAATGAAAGGTCTATCTTCACTAGAGGATGATTGACGACGTTGAGACGGTCGCTCGAACATAAATCTAGCTACTCTCCATCGCACAGTTTTAGCATCTAAAGTTACTCCGCAAGAGTAACAAAAATCTTTACCATCGTCTCCCGCTGTCCTTGCTGCTAAAATTTTTGGGTTAATCGTTAAAAGCGGTTCTGGAATGGTTTCGAGTTTTGGATTTTCTAACAAACGATACATCTCTAATATACATTGAGTGAAAATATCGCCACGAGTCGAGTTAATTTGTTCTGTGGCAGTTTTGTTAAAAGATTTAGCGATCGCCTGAATTGGCTTCAATAGATCTGTTTGTTTTTGTTTTTCTATAAACTCAAACGGATTTCCGTCTGATTCTTCTAGAAATCTCTGCTTCTCCTCGATCGAATCTTCCTGAAAAATAATTTGTGACTCTATTTTATCCTTTTGCTTCTGTAATTTGCTAACTTGAGCTTTTGACAAACCAGTTTTTCCTAACTGCTCATCAAGGTTTCTTCTTTCATGATAAATAGCTCGTTGCTCATCTAATAATTTAGACAAAACTTTCTGAAAATAATCTCTATATTTATTAAACTCTTTAGCTTGCATTTCCTGCTTGCTTTTTAGCTTCTTTTCAGTGGACTCTAAATCTTTCGAGTTAAGTTCTTCGGATTTAATTTGCTCAATAAGTTGAACGATCTCAGTCTCACGCTTCTCTTGGCGATCCTTTACTTGCTCGAAAATAGCTAAATAAAAAGCCGCTAACACCTTGGCTTGATCTCTGGTAATTATCGGAATTTCTAGGGTGCTAAAACCTCGTCCCGCTAAGGGAACACTTTTTAGCATTGTGATAAAAGTTTGCATTAATCCTGATAGCTGATATTGAAAATCACCATAGATAGAAAAAATAACTTTCGTGATAAATTCTATCCAAAGCTCCTCTATATTATGTGATTGTTGAGTTTGTGGAATAAAAATCTGCACATGGTAATTACTTTCATGCAGGGAAACAATCTGATATTTTTTTTGCAAAAACTCTAAAAACCGATCAATCGTGCTTTCATGAGTTAATTTTGCTTGTAGCTCTCCCGGTGACGGTGATTTGTACACAAGCTGTATTTCACCTATCTCTCGTTCTCGATAAAAAACTTGATTCCCTTGAAACGTGGGTTTAATGAACTCGCTTTCTTTTTGAGGTTGAGAAAGTCGTAACTGTCTAACCAATTTAGGACAATCAAAAGTTTTGGCGATCGCTATCGCTCTTGGATCGTCAGCTAAAGCGGAAATCAATGTCGAGTCGGTTTGAGCGATCGCATTTGCGGTCAAAGCACTCAATAAGATAGTAATTTCAAGTTCGCTAATTTCTTCCGAAGTCGTAACCGCTTTTGTATCTTGCTCTGGAGAAACATTCTCGAAAAGTGAAAGTTGTTTAATCGACATAGTGCTGTCCTTCCTTGATTTCTTGTCTTGAGGGAGTAGGCTGAAAAGTGCCTACTTCCGCTCTCTAGAGGCGTTATTGCCAGGATTCTAGGTTAAATCAGCGAAAATTCTGACTTCGCCTTCAGAATCCAAGACTGGAGACTGCCTCAGTTCTTTGATTTGGCACTGAAGAAGCTCGATTTGGTCTTGAATAATTTCGATTTGCTGGTGAATATCGTCAACATTAGGCATTACTGACCTCCCTTGTATTTTTATTGACGTGGGTATCCATCTGGGGTCAGCTTTGCTATAATGCAAGTACAGAAATTTTTGTATAGATAGCCGACCCCAAAACGGCTTCTTTTAATATAGATCACTGTTCACGTCGTTACAAGTGCGAGGCTAAAAAAGCCAATTATTCTCTTAAGCATATCATGGTAAGATAATCGATCACTGAACCCCTGATACTAAGAGGGATTGAAACGTCACGAGTGGTGAGGCTACTGTTTAGCCTTTTCATCGAATCCCTATTAGGGATTGAAGCCAGACAGGGCAATATGCGATCTTTGTCTATGAGGTTGTCCATGCTACTCTGTCTTTTTTTGTTCACTCCAAATATCTGCCGTTTTAGATCGCCCGAACTCCCCACAACGATGTGGCGGTGACACCATATCGTCAGTGGTATATCCTCCTCATTTCCTCTTACCATAGCTTTTTGAGATCATTTATCATTACAATATAGGCATCGTAGCACAAATATTCTAAAACTACAAGTACATTTTCAGGTGAACCGCAAAAAAGAAACAATTACACTGTCAATCCCTCCCGGCACGAAGGAGAAGCTAGAGGCGATCGCCCGACACTTTAACATCTTTTGGGGGAAAAGTCCTAGTCCGTCAGGTCTAATCGCCGCCATCGCCGAAGGAGAACTGGAGATCGGTGAATCTTTTACCCTCTCGACGAAGCAGGTCGAAGCGATTAAGGAAGCGATCAACCGTCTGGTGCGATCGGGTCACATCAAACAGGCCCAGACTCTTTCTAATTTTCTTTTAGAAAAGGGAAATCTCTCCCCTCAAGAGCGTCGGGAGATTTCCGAACAGGTGAGTCAGTACGATCGCGATTGGCGGCTCGCGGTGGAGAGCTATATCCATGACAGGCAAGCTTTTCGGGTAATGTACAAAGATTCTCAGGGACAGACCCTAGAATTTACTGTTCGCTCTGCCGAGATCATGTTTCGGGAAAAAGAATTCTATCTGGATATCTGGTGTGAGGAAACTGAGGGACTG
This portion of the Microcystis aeruginosa NIES-2549 genome encodes:
- the cas6 gene encoding CRISPR-associated endoribonuclease Cas6, which produces MPYSLVLNLTPRSPIYPNFLTGRHLHALFLTLVSSVDQELGNILHASDADKAFTLSPLQMQSRRKTINFPRWRHEREIAPETPCWWRISLLDDRLFGKLTPLWLNLNPKQPWHLGSADLVITSVLATPQSVQPWANSCTYQYLYENASETNREFDFLFATPVTFRQGKFDSALPTRELVFNSLLSRWNRYSGISFDSIALESIFPSFFDIQTKLTDEAYKNQSIGCVGEIHYRLLGEVEPAKIKAINALADFALYAGVGRKTTMGMGMTRRISKDKR
- a CDS encoding helix-turn-helix transcriptional regulator, giving the protein MNRKKETITLSIPPGTKEKLEAIARHFNIFWGKSPSPSGLIAAIAEGELEIGESFTLSTKQVEAIKEAINRLVRSGHIKQAQTLSNFLLEKGNLSPQERREISEQVSQYDRDWRLAVESYIHDRQAFRVMYKDSQGQTLEFTVRSAEIMFREKEFYLDIWCEETEGLSEEDKRDFPELVHNRCLKFSRIQSLIPIEEPWRDSLDFIKVQLQLEKDLVKAYERKARDIDDREVNGKRIITRKVSSHFWLIREILPYGDRCIVLTPEPLRNRIKQMLLNLHQQYESG
- the cas3 gene encoding CRISPR-associated helicase Cas3', yielding MSKSNPQPFFKFGRVFFPGEPTIAPDKILFQPLGNHVGNVRQLARKWQDGNFSLERVIEGINLHDKAKPQTFKIRVETNKQGEFTKYTYSFKGHRFKVDNPQNLWVQALARGHHDYSTKEIIKDTYQLKKDTEYQKIFSKDPLQYAKELYILEMCDQIEAELACRVIGDDEQAKSRTFMDFTITKGTSEDSNHRVFYLDPYPFKEPTITLNFRSWTYNLSDEDKNQLQQLHENRKDKELGSKLNTLVKEWWKKNEHTISEDRAITAIIKPDNSNTYSPSEKSENAIFWWYEELANFQPNPMQEEVFQTMVKNQHPAFILKAPTGAGKFEAIIIPFLAMLSTKEDRPRLIIPLPARSLLEDQKQRCDKYLKQFSLLHKGREVSLVIDTGTEMNRYVYLDGEVKSSNNSRRHLYKGDIILTTIDKFIYRYFGYGDKQKSFIFPYRIYHGNTLICFDEAHTYDDISFTNFCSLVKALYEAGCSLVLMTATLSQNHLERFDYLADNMIDYIDVQDNLEKLNNFYQQILKQDYSNLKQFEFYEEPTNLQQKLTSIALEEWNSNPSHRIIVSVETVKDAIAIYEKIKQTLNIKFSEKKEFLFLYHGRLSDIPKTSHYSRTNLYQRLKERDENDQAYILVTTSAIEVGCDLNSTRLITQLCNPESLIQRAGRCNRKGNVEDAKIIVIGNNIPEFVNTLSEAELENYKTILKGLHDQNFDPKAIMNCVSTKQTIDDYRVVELFSLLQDYVYNADLTCQSAHEKGLVITRSWTPSVTLVYDDGKQGDSLEKIVKESPQIQVSIDRLILKKNNEGNYTNQYANVSVYEWIYDKEETRYKLEPLKYWGCAYSKELVIKVCAVQEGAISDSFEPYSYDHELGFKDLPGVFIKWRSNGYQERLQYNPTKDRSVVINYTSALTQD
- the cas2 gene encoding CRISPR-associated endonuclease Cas2 — protein: MYFVISYDISDDKRRTKIHNTLKSYGQRVQYSVFECDLTDTQYAKLRGRLSKLIKPDTDSIRFYFLCACCRGKVERIGGELPRDNTIFFV
- the cas4 gene encoding CRISPR-associated protein Cas4, producing MDESDYIPIAALNHYAYCPHRCWRMFVAGEFLNNSYTIEGTNLHERVHTVGAGNREEIWQIRAIWLKSDNYRLIGKADLIESHDGEFIPVEYKRGSKGEWDNDELQVCAQAICLEEMTGKRLDTGYIYYASSHQRQPVAIDLALRQRAIATIRAVETLIQTGKMPPAVYSPRCKGCSLFDRCLPRLTEKVQRYQEED
- the cas1d gene encoding type I-D CRISPR-associated endonuclease Cas1d — encoded protein: MGTVYVTREDAFLGKNDERLTVKASKETILDVPLLNVDGVVLFGRGSLSPALVIELLERHIPLSFVTSTGRYLGRLEPEMTKNIFVRRAQWQAAGDSPKAIHLVRGFVRGKLKNYRNILLRRQRDRKELDLQTAIACLEAAIGSIETTSAIDSLRGLEGAGSAAYFSCFDSLILGDTFTFASRNRRPPRDPVNSLLSLGYALLRHDVQSAINLVGFDPYLGYLHYQRYGRPSLALDLMEEFRAIVVDAVVLNGVNHPYLTPEHFTTEPLSGAVSLTREGLQIFLRLYEQKKQSKFKHPVMSKQCTYQEAFEIQARLMAKYLMDETDKYPPLILK
- a CDS encoding Uma2 family endonuclease, translated to MTLISSKSLTLPEFLSLTPPDGDITYELVDGEAIPKMSPKFFHSRLTGALFLLLDRWNQGRGEVGIEWAIVLSKNDRDWCPVPDLLYISPERLGDITLTDEACPVPPELVIEIISPEQSFSSLSEKAVDYLKAGVSRVWIVDPQAKQITIFYPDAPPAIKKGDDEMSDILLPDLTLTPGQIFAKARLS